In the genome of Raphanus sativus cultivar WK10039 chromosome 4, ASM80110v3, whole genome shotgun sequence, one region contains:
- the LOC108854889 gene encoding WUSCHEL-related homeobox 13, translated as MMDWDNNQQQPNNNHNSSNLQGIDVNGGSSSGGMYVKVMTDEQLETLRKQIAIYATICERLVEMHKTLTSQQDLAGGRMGVLYADPTFGHKMTGRQRWTPTPLQLQTLERIFDQGIGTPSKQKIKDITEELSQHGQIAEQNVYNWFQNRRARSKRKQPGGSSKNNNGESEVETETETLNEKRKMPESLLVLPDGNNNNGIRTTSATSPRPEDLCFQSPEMSSDLHLLGVLSNPRDEDLVGKMGLSESYNLYDHVEDYGM; from the exons ATGATGGACTGGGATAATAATCAGCAGCAACCCAACAACAACCACAACTCCTCAAATCTTCAAGGGATCGATGTTAACGGAGGCTCAAGCTCAGGAGGAATGTACGTGAAGGTGATGACCGATGAGCAGCTTGAAACTCTGAGGAAACAGATTGCTATCTACGCAACCATTTGTGAACGTCTCGTTGAGATGCACAAAACCCTCACTTCTCAACAAGATCTTGCAG GAGGGAGAATGGGAGTTCTATATGCAGACCCAACGTTTGGTCACAAGATGACAGGTAGGCAGAGGTGGACTCCTACGCCACTTCAGCTTCAGACTCTGGAGCGTATATTCGACCAAGGGATAGGGACACCGAGCAAGCAAAAGATCAAAGACATAACCGAAGAGCTTAGCCAACACGGTCAGATCGCTGAGCAGAACGTGTACAATTGGTTTCAGAACAGGCGCGCTCGGTCCAAGAGGAAGCAGCCTGGCGGTTCTTCTAAAAACAACAATGGTGAGTCTGAGGTGGAGACTGAAACCGAGACGTTgaatgagaagaggaagatGCCAGAGAGTCTTCTTGTTCTTCCTGATGGAAACAACAACAATGGCATTAGGACAACAAGTGCTACTAGTCCTAGGCCTGAAGATCTTTGCTTCCAGAGTCCTGAGATGAGCTCTGATCTTCACTTGCTAGGAGTCCTATCAAACCCAA GGGATGAGGATCTTGTTGGAAAGATGGGATTGTCTGAAAGCTACAACCTTTATGATCATGTTGAAGATTATGGCATGTAG
- the LOC108854893 gene encoding uncharacterized protein LOC108854893, translated as MVRSSLSDKRYTYIHQSESEPTRGAIDIHHVIIKGSRVTGHSRLRWLAFFLVGLAFIMFFLLGKDNPVRDLSWSCLLSGFFVMIQSRKFVKKESVIIMATLGIQLETQYLSGKTVTRFIPIGKILKPVLVECVTPVTCYWSLSLFLRGEEELTLVFKELRPSLKMLVPIRKALCAVTGTDQSKMMTEEEHVVAG; from the exons ATGGTGAGGTCGTCTCTATCGGATAAGAGATACACTTACATACACCAAAGTGAAAGTGAGCCAACTAGAGGAGCCATTGACATCCACCATGTGATCATCAAGGGAAGCAGAGTTACTGGTCATTCCCGTCTTAGGTGGCTTGCTTTCTTCCTTGTGGGTTTGGCTTTTATCATGTTCTTTCTTCTTGGAAAG GACAATCCAGTGAGGGATCTTTCTTGGAGCTGCCTTTTAAGTGGTTTCTTTGTTATGATACAGAGTCGGAAGTTTGTCAAGAAAG AATCTGTTATAATCATGGCAACCTTGGGGATCCAACTTGAAACTCAATATTTAAG TGGAAAAACTGTCACCAGGTTTATCCCTATTGGCAAGATTTTGAAGCCTGTGCTGGTCGAATGCGTCACCCCTGTTACATGTTACTGGAGTCTCTCCTTGTTTCTGCGTGGCGAAGAAGAGCTTACATTGGTGTTTAAG GAACTGCGTCCGTCATTGAAGATGTTGGTTCCCATAAGGAAGGCACTGTGTGCTGTTACTGGCACAGACCAAAGCAAAATGATGACTGAAGAAGAACATGTTGTAGCTGGTTAA